DNA sequence from the Bacteroidota bacterium genome:
TAATCCCTATATAGCGTAAATTATTATTGAGAAACCATAAGAGCGGCCCCGCTATAAAATCGGTAGTCCATTCTCGTTCAACCACAAAATATCCTTTTTTATAATGACCACCAAGCATGTTTACGCTCACTACGGAATCTTCGTAATTTAGTTTTATTTTAAGCGTGTTCAAGTCGTTGGGGGTAATGCTTACAGTATATTGATTGTATTTATATATTGTGGCTGAGTCAAAATTACTCCAAAATGTTTTGCTTGTATCATTGCTATTGTTAGCATATATCCCATTTAGCGTCATAAAATTATCACTGTTCAATACTAGGTCTTTATCTTGTCTGCCAGCTAGTTTTACAGTAGCACATGAATAGAAAGTAGTCAGCAAGCAAAATGCAATTATATAATATATATATATCAAAAGAGGTTGGTTTAGTTTTGTAGTGTTATGTGTTTGATATATTCTTGAGAATAATATTTTCGGGTTTTGGATAAGTAATTAATTTAGAGAAATCCAATTTCCAAAAATCTAAATCGAGCAATCGATTATTCTTGTCTTTTGTGAGTGTAATAATCACGGGGGTATTATCACTGTCTATATATTCTGCTTGTGCCAAATCACCATCGTACTCGCTAGCCTCATTAGCAGCCATTCCTATACTTCCCATCCCTGGCTCTCCATATTCTTCCACATATTCATTGATGGGATAGTCGGTAATGCTTAACTCTAATGTATATAATAAATACACAATTAAATTCTTTTCCTCGTCTCGTATGTTTCTTTTTTCTTTCATTGTATTATTTATCAGGCGTCAGCCCCTTACCCCTTACTCCTTACTCCTTCCTCTTAAATTCCAAATCCTGAAAATCAAAACTAAAATCAGTGGAAGGAGAAATAGCTTCCATTCTCATCCCAATAGCTTTGCCTGTTTTATCAAAACTAAATACTACAAACGCATCAGCATCGAGGCTGCGGTCATTCCATTTCACCACAAAAGTACTGCTATTATAATAATATAATTCACCAGTAAGTCGGGGAGATTTTTTTGATTCAAAATGCAGCTTGCCATTTTGTTCGCTTATGATAATATCTCCAAACCATAAATCATTGTATACCCCAGTAGGTTTTAATCTTTCTATACCTGGAGCTTTCATTGCTTCCTGCATTATCTTCATCCATATACTATCTACTATATGTTTTGCCTCGGCTTCTCTTTTCACCACCCTATCATGATATTCTGTTATTCTATCTTTTTTCGGCATACCCAAATATCCATCTTTAATATTATTAGTAATAGCGGTGAATGCAGCACCCACTTGCTGATTGGTGAGTACTATAATACCCAAATTAAGTTCAGGAATTAAAGTTACTTGTGTTACAATACCAGCAAGTCCACCCGTATGCGATACTTGTTTAAATCCTCTCACATCACTAATTCCCCATCCCAAACCATAGCACGAAAAATGTGTATTATAAGGGGTTACTTTTGGCACGGATAATATAGTTTGGCAAGCCCACATTTCTTGTTGAGCCGCATCACTAAATAGTTGGTGGTTTTCACCATATTTACCATTGTTCAATTGCATCATCACCCATTTACTTAGGTCAGTTATATTACTACAAATACCTCCTGCGGCATTTGCTGTTTCACTCCAACCTAAAGTAATTTGTTGTAATTTACCGTCAACAAAACAGTGTGGTGCAGCTAGATTGTTTTTATTTTTAAGTCGGCTTAATGATGCGGCACTTGATGTCATACCAAGTGGTTTCATGATTCGTTGTTCAATAAAATTTTCCCAACTCATATTCGAAACTCGAGCAACCACTTCACCTGCTATTATATATAAATTATTATTATAATCATACTTTGTTCTATAACTTGAAACTGGTTTTAGATATTGTAAACCATGTATAATATCGGCCTTTGTTGCAATATTAGAATCGGGCCACATCATCAGGTCACCCGCACCAAGGCCAAGACCACTGCGGTGCGTAAGCAAATCTCTTATCGTAAATTCTTCCGTTACATAAGGATTATACATTTTAAATTCGGGTATATAATCGGTTACCTTATCATCCCATTTTATTCTTTTCTCATCAACCAACATTGCAAGGGCAGCGGCAGTATATGCCTTACTATTTGATGCAATACCGAACAAGGTATTCTCATCTACTTTTTGTCCAGTATTGAGCGACCTCACCCCATAGCCTTTTGCATGTATAATTTTACCATCTTTTATAATACCCACTGATATGCCTGGCACGTCAAATGTCTTCAAAGTTTTTTCCACCAATTCATCCACCTCTGCATTGGTAAGCGGCTGTGCACATAAAGGTAAAATGCCTATAAGTAAAAATAGAAGTGAAAGTATGATACAGTTATTAGGTCTCTTCATGGGGCAAAAGTAGGGAGGAAAAATGAAAAAAAAAGTGCCATCCTAAGTTTATCAAAAATCAATGTAAAGGTCGTTTCTTTATCATACCTCCTTTGGTGTCCTTCACGCTACTCATCACCACAAAAGCATTTGGATCTATTTTCTTAATCTCTGTATTAAGCTTATTCAGTTCCAGCCTTGTAATAACAGTATATATAATGTCAATATCTTGCGATTCTCCTTTTTTACCATAACCTCCTTTTCCATTATATACGGTTACCCCACGCCCCATCTTGTCTATAATCATTTGTCTTATTTTGGAACTGTGCGGTGATATAATAGTAACACCAATATATTCTTCTATTCCTTCTACAATAAAATCTAAAGTTTTGGATGCCGCCAAATAAGTGATTAGTGAATACAGAGCTAGTTCCACCGTAAGAAAATAAGCAGCCGCAGAAAAAATTACAATATTAATCATGATGATAATATCGCCAATGGTAGTTCCTATTTTACGACTTAAAAAAATAGCTAGTACTTCGGTTCCATCAATCACTGCTCCGCCTCTTATAGAAAGTCCAATACCCGCACCCAGAAAGAAACCACCAAATACAGCAACCAATAAATTGTCTTTGGTTACATCGGGAAAATCAACTGTTGCCACGCACAAGGCCAATCCTGATATTGCAATAGCCGTTTTAATAGTAAATGCCTTTCCTATAATATTATAGCCTAAAATTACAAACGGGATATTGATTACGATAAGCAGTGCATAAAGTGGTATATCCGTCAATGCGGAGATGAGCAATGATATACCTGTTGCTCCGCCATCAATAAAATGGTTTGTCAATAAAAATCCTTTAAAGCCGAAGGATGCCGACAGAATTCCAAGCGTAATTAATAATAAATCTTTTGCATTTCTAACAATAATAATTTTAAATTCTTTATGTCCCTTCGCTATTTCGTATCTTGAGTATTGAATTTTACCATCAGTAGTCTTCTTTCGCTTCTTCTCCTTAAGCGTTGTCCTAATAATGAGCTTTTTCCAAAATGAGTCCATAACAATGAAATTCTTGTCACGCAAAGCTAAGTAAACTTGGGCATAAAAAGTAAAGCCTTGTTTACTTATCTCTATGCTAAAAAGGCGGACCTGCATCCAACTAACTAATTGCTAATTTATCCTTGCTACTTTATACTAGCTACTTTATATTTGTCCGATTAAAAAATACCTCATGAAAAAAATATACATTTTACTCGCAGTGTACTGCATATCATCAATAGCCGTTAACGCTCAATCAAAAAGCACCCTCATATCAGAAAACATAAACGGTAAAGTAAAGACCCTTACCCAAACAGTATATGTAGGAGTACTCAAAAACGGCAATCCTGAAAAGGGCAGCGTACTCAATACCGAAACTTATAAATATGACGAAAATGGAAATATTGCAGAGCTGAATTATTGCAATGCAGATAGCAGCGTGCGTACCAGAACGACTTATAAATATAATGAGCAAGGTCACCTTATAGAGATGATTAAATTTAATACCGAAGGTGAAATTAAATCGAAGGAAATCCATACTTACGATACAAAAGAAAACAGGACTGAATCTAATTTTTATAAAGGCGATAATACTTTGTCCTATACCCTAAAATATATGTATGATGCCAAAACAAATATAATAGAACAGGCAGAGTATAATTCGGAAAATAAGTTAAAGTATAAGTTAAAATTGAAATATGATTTGGAAAATAATATAATAGAAAAACTTAAACAAAAACCCGAGGGCATTACAGAAAAAAAGCAGACCTATAAGTATGATACCAAAAGCAACATGATTGAATATAATAGTTTTGCAGCGGATGGAAAACTAAGCCTAAAAGAAGTATATAAATACGACGACAAAAACCGAAAAACGGAACAAGTAAACTATAGTGCCACAGGAGTTGTAGAAGTAAAGGAGAATACACGCTACGAAGAGGATGCCACAGGAAATTGGATTAAGAGAAGTGTGTTTGAAAATGATAGACCTACTAAGATTTCAGAACGTGTGATTTTGTATTATAAATAGTTACACGTTATTTGCCGCGGCGAAATAAAATTTAAAAATTGGGGAGATAATTATTTGTCTGTTTCTTAGTATTATTCTCTGTTTGATTTTTGCTTGATTCGAAAACGATTATATAGCAATGCTGAAAGTAAAATGAGAAAAAATAATCAATGCCTTAAAATAATATTCCAATGCTTTAGTTTCATCCTTTTGTTCACGATATACATTTCCAATATTTACATAGTCTGCTGCAATACAGTTTCATTTTTCAATTCTTCATCCATCTATAAAGCTTCTAAATTATAGGCTAATGCCTTAGGATAATTTTGCTGCTCAATATACAGCACGCCTATATGCCCCAATAATCCTGCAAGCCCAGCTTTGTTAGCCAATTTTTC
Encoded proteins:
- a CDS encoding serine hydrolase, with protein sequence MKRPNNCIILSLLFLLIGILPLCAQPLTNAEVDELVEKTLKTFDVPGISVGIIKDGKIIHAKGYGVRSLNTGQKVDENTLFGIASNSKAYTAAALAMLVDEKRIKWDDKVTDYIPEFKMYNPYVTEEFTIRDLLTHRSGLGLGAGDLMMWPDSNIATKADIIHGLQYLKPVSSYRTKYDYNNNLYIIAGEVVARVSNMSWENFIEQRIMKPLGMTSSAASLSRLKNKNNLAAPHCFVDGKLQQITLGWSETANAAGGICSNITDLSKWVMMQLNNGKYGENHQLFSDAAQQEMWACQTILSVPKVTPYNTHFSCYGLGWGISDVRGFKQVSHTGGLAGIVTQVTLIPELNLGIIVLTNQQVGAAFTAITNNIKDGYLGMPKKDRITEYHDRVVKREAEAKHIVDSIWMKIMQEAMKAPGIERLKPTGVYNDLWFGDIIISEQNGKLHFESKKSPRLTGELYYYNSSTFVVKWNDRSLDADAFVVFSFDKTGKAIGMRMEAISPSTDFSFDFQDLEFKRKE
- a CDS encoding YitT family protein, which produces MDSFWKKLIIRTTLKEKKRKKTTDGKIQYSRYEIAKGHKEFKIIIVRNAKDLLLITLGILSASFGFKGFLLTNHFIDGGATGISLLISALTDIPLYALLIVINIPFVILGYNIIGKAFTIKTAIAISGLALCVATVDFPDVTKDNLLVAVFGGFFLGAGIGLSIRGGAVIDGTEVLAIFLSRKIGTTIGDIIIMINIVIFSAAAYFLTVELALYSLITYLAASKTLDFIVEGIEEYIGVTIISPHSSKIRQMIIDKMGRGVTVYNGKGGYGKKGESQDIDIIYTVITRLELNKLNTEIKKIDPNAFVVMSSVKDTKGGMIKKRPLH